In the genome of Gemmatimonadota bacterium, one region contains:
- a CDS encoding sigma-54 dependent transcriptional regulator, whose translation MTHAETPIKILIAEDETPLRDVLQDYLVGRGHKVTVSADGREALRALRSQPFDVALLDIVMPELDGLDVLRLVREDPTPPECIITTGNGTIDTAIAAMRLGAYDYVSKPYRMAELDVLVRRAFEKRQLAGNQRRLVTRLSHLDRPHEMTTVFAPLQAVLAAARRAAAGDQPVLIIGETGTGKTALARLLHAHSSRPDGPVLEASCSAMPFGRAEVELFGVERGAAELSAPPTSGCVELAAGGTLILEDIGQLELAAQPLLTEALVQRTFRRVGSRVRIEMEARVVATSRMELAHAIVGGSLRTDLVAALAHVTLRLPPLRDRLVDVPLLAREFVSELGGARGPTIADEAISTLQRYSWPGNLSELRNVLERAVLLAGGGIIHAHDLPLPPDVLQATTADDAPLALAEVERRHILAVLQRAGWHQGRAAQLLGLSVKTLYRKIREYGFERPHSGTSA comes from the coding sequence ATGACGCACGCGGAGACACCGATCAAGATCCTGATTGCCGAGGATGAGACGCCGCTCCGGGATGTCTTGCAGGACTATCTCGTAGGGCGCGGCCATAAGGTGACGGTGTCGGCCGACGGTCGCGAGGCCCTGCGCGCATTGCGAAGCCAGCCGTTCGACGTGGCACTCCTCGACATCGTCATGCCCGAGCTGGACGGGCTCGACGTGCTACGGCTCGTACGCGAGGATCCGACGCCACCGGAGTGCATCATCACCACCGGCAACGGCACCATCGATACCGCAATCGCGGCGATGCGATTGGGGGCATACGATTACGTGTCGAAGCCATATCGCATGGCAGAACTCGACGTGCTGGTGCGACGGGCGTTTGAGAAACGGCAGCTCGCGGGCAATCAGCGGCGACTCGTCACGCGGCTGTCACACCTCGACCGTCCGCATGAAATGACCACGGTGTTCGCGCCGCTCCAAGCGGTGCTCGCCGCGGCGCGTCGTGCGGCCGCGGGTGATCAGCCAGTGTTGATTATCGGCGAAACGGGCACCGGCAAGACGGCACTCGCCCGCCTGCTGCACGCGCATTCGTCGCGGCCCGACGGTCCCGTGCTGGAGGCGTCCTGTTCGGCCATGCCGTTCGGGCGTGCCGAGGTGGAGCTGTTCGGCGTCGAGCGCGGCGCTGCGGAACTCTCGGCGCCGCCGACGTCGGGATGTGTGGAGCTCGCGGCGGGCGGCACGTTGATTCTCGAGGATATCGGGCAACTCGAGTTGGCGGCGCAGCCGCTGCTCACCGAAGCGCTCGTGCAGCGCACCTTTCGGCGGGTGGGATCGCGCGTCCGCATTGAGATGGAAGCGCGCGTGGTGGCAACGTCACGCATGGAGCTTGCTCACGCGATTGTCGGTGGGTCGCTTCGCACCGATCTCGTCGCGGCGCTCGCCCACGTGACGTTACGGCTGCCGCCGCTCCGTGATCGCCTCGTCGATGTGCCGCTCCTCGCGCGCGAGTTTGTGTCGGAACTGGGCGGCGCGCGCGGCCCCACGATTGCTGACGAGGCGATCAGTACGCTGCAACGGTACAGCTGGCCCGGCAATCTCAGCGAGTTACGCAATGTGCTTGAGCGCGCCGTATTGCTCGCCGGCGGCGGTATCATTCATGCGCACGATCTGCCGCTCCCGCCGGACGTGCTGCAGGCGACGACGGCGGATGACGCCCCACTCGCCCTCGCGGAAGTCGAGCGCCGACACATCTTAGCCGTGCTGCAACGCGCGGGCTGGCATCAGGGGCGGGCCGCGCAGCTGCTCGGTCTGTCGGTGAAGACGCTCTATCGCAAGATTCGCGAATACGGGTTTGAACGCCCCCATTCCGGAACGTCCGCGTGA
- a CDS encoding response regulator transcription factor, translated as MKVLVIEDDPTVGQFVKRGLEEQRWSVDLVANGEEGEALAQSQPYDLVVLDMRLPGRSGIDVLRNLRARGFERPVLVLTAQDAIDAKVETLRAGADDYVTKPFAFEELLARVEALARRPRAIVAPVLKVADLQLDLDAREVRRGTTLVELTPKEYLVLEYLVRHAGRVMSRTLITEYAWGYHFDPGTNVVDVVINHLRKKIDVGHGKKLIATVRGVGYVIKA; from the coding sequence GTGAAAGTACTCGTGATTGAGGACGACCCCACGGTTGGGCAGTTCGTCAAACGTGGGCTCGAAGAACAGCGCTGGAGCGTGGATCTCGTTGCCAATGGCGAGGAAGGCGAAGCGCTGGCGCAGTCGCAGCCGTACGACCTCGTGGTGCTCGATATGCGACTGCCAGGGCGCTCGGGAATCGACGTGTTACGCAATCTCCGCGCGCGTGGCTTTGAGCGCCCCGTGCTCGTGCTCACCGCGCAGGACGCCATTGACGCCAAGGTCGAGACGCTCCGCGCCGGCGCCGATGACTACGTCACCAAGCCGTTTGCCTTTGAGGAACTGCTCGCCCGCGTCGAAGCGTTGGCTCGACGCCCGCGCGCGATCGTGGCCCCCGTGCTGAAGGTCGCCGATTTGCAACTGGATCTCGACGCACGCGAAGTGCGGCGCGGCACCACGTTGGTGGAATTGACCCCCAAGGAATACCTCGTCCTGGAATACTTGGTGCGCCACGCGGGTCGCGTGATGAGTCGGACGCTGATCACGGAGTACGCGTGGGGGTATCACTTCGACCCCGGGACCAACGTGGTGGACGTCGTCATCAACCATCTGCGAAAAAAGATCGACGTAGGGCACGGCAAGAAGTTGATCGCCACGGTGCGCGGCGTCGGCTACGTGATCAAGGCGTAA
- a CDS encoding HAMP domain-containing sensor histidine kinase — MRSIRTRISIAFTLALVGTLGAMTLIVRSQRKSVVEEDLRERAHVYASIAIEVLSGSGIGDSPVFLYNMTRSGSQQIAVGSLSPRVKVLLETLPAYVIVTDSDHVVFASQRVMRLRDREREDQLFRNAPLISPRLKPIVPLDSDVVLLAERMDVPRQGQARRSVIVGMSLKPVEDATREVVRSMTMSGAVILLLSLVIAWMITGRLQHIDRMVDDVEAISDGRSLHRRIPVEHDGDEIGRLGTTLNAMIARLEVSFAALRRFTADASHELKTPLTVLRADIERAMTAPARGTEQLVALEEALQETTRMADLVESLLTLARADEGRFDLHREPVELDALARDVGETAHILGETGGHEVLTTNFVPVTVLGDRVRLRQLFLNLITNAIKYTPKGGQVELVLEVREGMAAFSVRDTGIGIAGADLPFIFDRFWRVDRARSRTERGGVGLGLAISQYIAQAHGGSITVASRMGRGSTFTVSIPVAPSPEA; from the coding sequence GTGAGATCGATTCGCACGCGCATTAGTATTGCCTTCACCCTCGCGCTCGTCGGCACCCTAGGCGCGATGACGTTGATCGTGCGGTCGCAGCGCAAGAGTGTGGTGGAGGAAGACCTGCGCGAGCGCGCGCACGTGTACGCGTCGATCGCCATTGAAGTCCTGTCGGGCTCGGGGATCGGCGACTCACCGGTCTTTCTGTATAACATGACGCGATCCGGCAGCCAGCAGATTGCCGTGGGTTCGCTCAGCCCCCGCGTCAAAGTGCTGCTCGAAACGCTGCCGGCGTATGTCATCGTCACCGATTCCGATCACGTGGTGTTCGCCTCTCAGCGCGTCATGCGACTCCGTGACCGCGAGCGCGAGGACCAACTCTTCCGGAACGCTCCGCTCATCTCGCCCCGGCTCAAGCCCATCGTGCCGCTCGACAGCGACGTGGTGCTGCTCGCCGAGCGCATGGATGTTCCGCGTCAGGGGCAGGCGCGACGCTCGGTGATCGTGGGCATGTCGTTGAAGCCGGTGGAGGACGCGACGCGCGAGGTGGTGCGTTCGATGACGATGAGTGGCGCGGTGATCCTCCTCTTGTCGCTGGTCATTGCGTGGATGATCACCGGCCGCTTGCAGCACATTGATCGCATGGTGGACGACGTGGAAGCCATCAGCGACGGGCGCTCGTTGCACCGGCGAATCCCCGTGGAGCACGACGGCGATGAAATCGGCCGCCTCGGCACCACGCTTAACGCCATGATTGCGCGCCTCGAAGTGTCGTTCGCGGCATTGCGCCGCTTTACGGCGGACGCCAGCCACGAGTTGAAGACGCCGCTCACCGTGCTGCGTGCCGACATCGAACGCGCCATGACCGCGCCGGCCAGGGGCACCGAGCAACTCGTGGCGCTCGAGGAAGCGCTACAGGAAACCACGCGTATGGCCGACCTCGTGGAATCCTTGCTCACGTTGGCACGAGCGGACGAAGGGCGTTTTGATCTTCACCGCGAACCGGTGGAACTCGATGCGCTCGCGCGCGACGTCGGCGAAACTGCGCATATCCTCGGCGAGACCGGGGGTCACGAGGTGCTGACCACCAACTTCGTGCCCGTGACCGTGCTCGGCGACCGCGTGCGCTTGCGGCAGCTTTTTCTGAATCTCATCACCAACGCCATCAAGTACACGCCGAAGGGTGGGCAGGTGGAACTCGTGCTTGAGGTTCGAGAGGGGATGGCAGCGTTTAGTGTTCGCGACACCGGTATTGGCATTGCCGGCGCCGATCTGCCCTTCATTTTTGACCGGTTTTGGCGCGTGGACCGCGCGCGCTCTCGGACAGAGCGCGGCGGGGTCGGGCTCGGATTGGCGATTAGTCAGTACATCGCGCAGGCGCACGGCGGTTCGATCACCGTGGCGTCGCGAATGGGGCGCGGGAGCACCTTTACCGTGAGCATTCCGGTCGCCCCGAGTCCTGAGGCGTAG
- a CDS encoding energy transducer TonB, with translation MLNNLLESKPQKQKSTGGTIASVILHTVMIIFGAYATLNAGKIKEKLEQKIDFMEVKKDEPPPPKDEPKPPPPDVTAAPPPPKGFQVLTAPVNIPDVLPEIDLTKKMTNEADFTGKGVAGGREKGVAGGVAQAINNDQPLFEFQVEKPVMQAPGSAQPRYPDILKSAGVEGEVLAQFVVDTLGRAEVNTYKVLKTSHELFASAVRNALPNMKFLPAEVGGRKVKQLVQQPFVFAISK, from the coding sequence TTGCTCAACAACCTGCTGGAGTCAAAGCCGCAAAAACAGAAGAGCACCGGCGGTACTATCGCCAGTGTGATTCTGCACACCGTGATGATCATCTTCGGGGCGTACGCAACACTGAACGCCGGCAAAATCAAGGAAAAGCTTGAGCAGAAGATTGATTTCATGGAAGTGAAGAAGGACGAGCCGCCTCCGCCAAAGGACGAGCCCAAGCCGCCGCCACCCGATGTGACGGCAGCGCCGCCGCCGCCGAAGGGGTTCCAGGTGCTGACCGCGCCGGTGAACATTCCTGACGTGCTGCCGGAAATCGATCTCACCAAGAAGATGACGAACGAAGCGGACTTCACCGGCAAGGGTGTGGCCGGTGGCCGCGAAAAGGGTGTGGCCGGTGGCGTCGCGCAGGCGATCAACAACGATCAACCGTTGTTTGAGTTCCAGGTGGAAAAGCCGGTCATGCAGGCGCCGGGATCAGCGCAGCCGCGCTACCCCGACATCCTGAAATCGGCCGGTGTCGAAGGCGAAGTGTTGGCGCAGTTTGTCGTGGACACGTTGGGACGTGCCGAAGTGAACACCTATAAGGTGCTCAAGACGTCGCATGAGTTGTTCGCATCGGCAGTGCGCAACGCACTACCGAACATGAAGTTCCTGCCGGCCGAAGTGGGCGGGCGCAAGGTGAAGCAGCTCGTGCAGCAGCCGTTCGTCTTCGCGATTTCCAAGTAA
- a CDS encoding MotA/TolQ/ExbB proton channel family protein, producing the protein MNLSLIELYNQMGGFAKGIVYVLAIMSIYSLSIMLQKWWYLKSAQTETRKFAPEFSQFLEEDNLTEAINLAVGYKKSHVARVLGNALSEIKPLIQDGSVTVADINSAERAIEREMLMTLVLIKRGLGVLATVGATAPFVGLLGTTMGIVNAFTGMAAGGGGGIASIAGGVAEALITTAFGLLVAIPAVWAYNYFQTKIDNITAEMTYSSKEMIDYLIKGVSGEFGRSRFTREFNTAAQNAGKSAV; encoded by the coding sequence ATGAATCTCTCCCTGATCGAGCTCTACAATCAGATGGGCGGCTTCGCCAAGGGCATCGTGTACGTCCTGGCGATCATGTCGATCTACTCGCTGTCCATCATGCTCCAGAAGTGGTGGTACCTGAAGAGCGCGCAGACCGAGACGCGGAAGTTCGCGCCCGAGTTCTCGCAGTTCCTCGAAGAAGACAACCTCACCGAGGCGATCAACCTCGCCGTCGGCTACAAGAAGTCGCACGTCGCTCGCGTGCTGGGCAACGCGCTCTCCGAAATCAAGCCGCTCATTCAGGACGGCTCGGTGACGGTCGCCGACATCAACTCGGCCGAACGCGCCATTGAACGTGAAATGCTGATGACGCTCGTGCTCATCAAGCGCGGCCTGGGCGTGCTCGCGACGGTTGGCGCCACGGCGCCGTTCGTCGGTCTGCTCGGAACGACGATGGGTATCGTGAATGCCTTCACGGGCATGGCCGCGGGCGGCGGTGGTGGTATCGCCTCGATCGCCGGCGGTGTGGCCGAAGCCCTTATCACGACCGCGTTCGGTCTGCTCGTGGCCATTCCGGCGGTGTGGGCGTACAACTACTTCCAGACCAAGATCGATAACATCACGGCCGAAATGACGTATTCGTCGAAGGAAATGATCGACTACCTCATCAAGGGCGTCTCGGGCGAGTTCGGCCGTAGCCGCTTTACCCGTGAGTTCAATACCGCCGCGCAGAACGCCGGCAAGTCCGCGGTCTGA
- a CDS encoding biopolymer transporter ExbD codes for MAMSMGGGGIKAEPNVTPMIDVMLVLLIIFMIVIPQINAGFAAIPPQGANLKPHPEEDNDQILGLDAEGHYYLNKKPIKTEDVATAVKAIYDVRTIDKIMYVKAHKDLKYEKVIDALDLISRNGVRVTGFITDQKPGTSSVVPGDNLSEIMKKKETP; via the coding sequence ATGGCGATGTCGATGGGTGGGGGCGGAATCAAGGCCGAACCGAACGTGACGCCGATGATCGACGTGATGCTCGTGTTGCTGATCATCTTCATGATCGTAATCCCGCAGATCAACGCGGGCTTCGCCGCGATTCCGCCGCAAGGCGCGAATTTGAAACCGCATCCGGAAGAGGATAACGACCAAATCCTCGGCCTCGATGCGGAGGGTCACTACTACCTGAACAAGAAGCCGATCAAGACCGAGGACGTCGCGACCGCCGTCAAGGCGATCTATGACGTACGCACCATCGACAAGATCATGTACGTGAAGGCCCATAAGGACCTCAAGTACGAAAAGGTCATCGATGCCCTCGATCTCATCTCGCGCAATGGTGTGCGTGTGACGGGCTTCATCACGGATCAGAAGCCAGGCACCTCTTCGGTCGTGCCAGGGGATAACCTCTCTGAAATCATGAAGAAGAAGGAGACCCCCTAA
- a CDS encoding biopolymer transporter ExbD, which produces MSMSAGGDAGLTNEPNVTPMIDVLLVLLIIFMMIIPMSRKAIDVQLPDPTPAVAPANSVSNQIVLEVLPGATGAEYAVNREKVAADKLQSRLKDIYDPRPEKIIFIKGDPEVTFQDVIFAMDAARGGGVKVIGAAPKDAAKDAGKKK; this is translated from the coding sequence ATGTCTATGTCCGCAGGCGGCGACGCGGGGCTGACCAACGAGCCCAACGTCACTCCAATGATCGACGTGCTCCTCGTACTGCTCATCATTTTCATGATGATCATCCCGATGAGCCGGAAGGCGATCGACGTGCAGCTGCCGGACCCGACGCCCGCTGTGGCGCCGGCCAACTCGGTGTCGAATCAGATCGTCCTCGAAGTGTTGCCCGGCGCCACCGGCGCCGAGTATGCCGTCAATCGTGAAAAGGTGGCGGCTGACAAGCTGCAGTCACGGTTGAAGGACATTTACGATCCGCGCCCTGAGAAGATCATTTTCATCAAGGGCGATCCCGAGGTGACGTTCCAAGACGTGATCTTCGCGATGGATGCCGCGCGTGGCGGCGGCGTGAAGGTTATTGGTGCGGCTCCCAAGGACGCGGCAAAGGACGCTGGCAAGAAGAAATAG
- a CDS encoding amino acid permease, translating to MTKPAGGSGEFVKAMTLTDATMLVAGSMVGSGIFIVSADISRTLGSPGWLLIAWALTAVITVLGALAYGELAAMYPRAGGMYTFLRESMGPLMGFLYGWTLFLVIQTGTIAAVAVGFGKFLGVLLPAISPERFSWFPQANITVGGSTVELGLSTQRLMALASIWVLTWINLRGVKQGKMVQTTLTFVKTASLALLVLLAVTIGRNSEAIAANFGPGKWFAGTPAWSALFVVTFGSALTGSLFSADSWHSPTFAAAEVQNPQRNLPLAMLLGTGMVMLLYVLTNVGYLSVLPIHGVADGATVMARGIDHASQDRVATAVMESMFGVGGGMVMAVAILISTFGCNNGLILSGARVYWAMAKDGLFFAKAGDLSKNGVPAYALVLQSVWCSILCLTGTYNQLLDYVVFAALLFYALTTIGLFILRVKRPNEARPYKAIGYPVLPALYILLASGVAVTLLMADKTRLQSLAGLAIVLLGVPVYLLWRKPSAV from the coding sequence ATGACCAAGCCTGCAGGCGGTAGCGGCGAGTTCGTCAAGGCCATGACGCTGACCGACGCGACGATGCTCGTCGCGGGGTCGATGGTCGGCTCCGGCATCTTCATCGTTTCGGCTGATATCAGTCGAACGTTGGGATCGCCGGGCTGGCTGCTGATTGCCTGGGCACTCACCGCCGTGATCACGGTGCTCGGTGCGCTCGCGTATGGCGAGTTGGCGGCGATGTATCCACGCGCCGGCGGGATGTACACCTTCCTCCGCGAATCCATGGGCCCGCTTATGGGCTTTTTGTACGGATGGACGCTGTTCCTCGTGATTCAGACGGGAACCATCGCGGCCGTCGCCGTCGGGTTCGGCAAGTTCTTGGGTGTGTTGCTCCCCGCCATCTCGCCGGAACGCTTCAGTTGGTTCCCGCAGGCGAACATCACGGTCGGCGGATCAACGGTTGAACTCGGTCTTTCCACACAGCGCCTGATGGCGTTGGCTTCCATCTGGGTGCTGACGTGGATTAATCTGCGCGGCGTGAAGCAGGGGAAGATGGTGCAGACGACGCTCACGTTTGTCAAAACGGCGTCGTTGGCGTTGCTGGTGCTTCTGGCCGTCACCATCGGCCGGAACAGCGAAGCGATCGCCGCCAACTTTGGCCCTGGCAAGTGGTTCGCTGGGACGCCGGCCTGGAGCGCGCTCTTCGTCGTGACGTTCGGCTCGGCGCTCACGGGCTCGCTGTTCTCCGCCGATTCGTGGCATAGCCCGACGTTCGCCGCCGCTGAGGTGCAGAATCCGCAGCGCAACCTCCCGCTCGCGATGCTGTTGGGAACGGGCATGGTCATGTTGCTCTACGTGCTCACCAATGTTGGGTATTTGAGCGTCCTGCCCATTCATGGTGTGGCCGATGGTGCCACGGTCATGGCGCGCGGCATCGACCACGCGTCGCAGGATCGCGTGGCCACGGCGGTCATGGAAAGCATGTTTGGTGTTGGCGGCGGCATGGTGATGGCGGTCGCGATTCTCATCTCCACGTTTGGCTGCAACAACGGGCTCATCCTGAGCGGCGCGCGCGTCTATTGGGCGATGGCCAAGGACGGGCTCTTTTTTGCCAAGGCAGGTGACCTCAGCAAGAATGGCGTGCCGGCCTACGCCCTCGTGTTGCAGTCGGTCTGGTGCAGCATTCTGTGCTTGACGGGCACCTACAACCAGTTGCTGGACTATGTGGTGTTTGCGGCGCTGCTCTTCTATGCGTTGACCACGATCGGCTTGTTTATTCTGCGCGTGAAGCGTCCCAATGAAGCGCGACCGTACAAGGCCATCGGCTATCCAGTGCTGCCGGCGCTCTACATCCTGCTGGCGTCCGGCGTGGCGGTGACGTTGCTCATGGCCGACAAGACGCGCCTGCAGTCGCTGGCGGGGCTCGCGATCGTATTGCTCGGCGTCCCCGTGTACCTGTTGTGGCGGAAACCCTCCGCCGTGTAG
- a CDS encoding sodium-translocating pyrophosphatase gives MPSQSTLLMIILGVSVGALVFAVGLARWVLARSTGTPEMRKISDAIQTGAEAYLRRQNKTIAMLAVLVAAVLAIGYGVLRSHVESDPVSDPKVFAVFITLSFLLGALSSGIAGYMGMWVSIRTNIRVAAAATTSLNAALQTALRGGAVSGLFTVSMSLLGVGGLFAILTFFAPAGTDVSVWATKIPFLIVGYGFGASFVALFAQLGGGIYTKAADVGADLVGKVEAGIPEDDPRNPAVIADLVGDNVGDCAGRGADLFESTAAENIGAMILGVLLFKSFGVAGILFPLVIGSLGLVASIIGVMSVSTTEDADPMAALNRGYYITAALVSVAIFFACKWLLVTPDAPDAWWHYFICAMIGVATSIAFVFITQYYTEYRYRPVLSIAEASQTGPATNIIMGLSVGMESTVLPVFTIAIALVSSFMVGRASGIMIDGVAAGGLFGTAVATMGMLGTAGYILAMDVFGPITDNAGGIVEMSKQPPEIRDKTDRLDSVGNTTKALTKGYAIGSAALAAFLLFSAYLDEVKNYTGQPLHVDLSKPQVFVSALIGGMLVFWFSSLAMTAVSKAAQSVITEVRRQFKERPGIMLGTEEPDYAACVDIVTVGALKAMVLPGFLVLAFPIGVGLIFKFLGGPTEHLGAEAVAGFLMIATVVGILMAGFLNNGGGAWDNAKKYIETGVYGGKKSDAHKAAVVGDTVGDPFKDTAGPSLHVLIKLLSTITLVLAPLFI, from the coding sequence ATGCCTTCGCAGTCAACCTTGCTGATGATCATTCTGGGCGTGTCGGTCGGCGCCCTCGTGTTCGCCGTCGGGCTCGCGCGCTGGGTGCTCGCGCGTAGCACCGGCACGCCGGAGATGCGGAAGATCTCCGATGCCATCCAGACGGGCGCCGAAGCCTATCTACGGCGCCAGAACAAGACCATCGCGATGCTCGCGGTGCTGGTGGCCGCCGTCCTCGCCATCGGCTACGGCGTGCTTCGTTCGCACGTCGAATCCGATCCGGTGAGTGACCCGAAAGTCTTCGCGGTCTTCATCACCCTCTCCTTCCTCTTGGGCGCGCTGAGCTCCGGCATTGCGGGCTACATGGGAATGTGGGTGTCGATCCGCACGAACATTCGTGTGGCCGCTGCGGCGACCACGTCGCTGAACGCGGCGCTGCAGACGGCGCTGCGCGGCGGTGCGGTGTCGGGGCTCTTCACCGTCTCGATGTCACTGCTCGGCGTGGGCGGACTGTTTGCCATCCTGACGTTCTTTGCGCCGGCTGGCACGGACGTCTCGGTGTGGGCGACCAAAATTCCGTTCCTCATCGTCGGCTACGGTTTCGGCGCGTCGTTCGTTGCGCTGTTCGCACAGCTGGGTGGCGGCATCTACACCAAGGCCGCTGACGTCGGCGCGGACCTCGTGGGCAAGGTCGAAGCCGGCATTCCGGAAGACGATCCGCGCAATCCGGCGGTGATCGCCGATCTCGTGGGCGACAACGTCGGCGATTGTGCCGGCCGCGGCGCCGACCTGTTCGAGAGCACCGCTGCCGAAAACATCGGCGCGATGATTCTTGGCGTGCTGCTGTTCAAGTCGTTCGGCGTGGCGGGCATCCTGTTCCCGCTCGTCATTGGGTCGCTCGGCCTCGTGGCGTCGATCATCGGCGTGATGTCGGTGAGCACCACCGAAGACGCGGATCCGATGGCTGCGCTGAACCGTGGCTACTACATCACGGCGGCACTGGTGAGTGTGGCGATCTTCTTCGCCTGCAAGTGGCTGCTCGTGACGCCCGACGCACCCGATGCGTGGTGGCACTACTTCATCTGCGCGATGATCGGCGTGGCCACGTCGATCGCCTTTGTGTTCATCACGCAGTACTACACGGAATACCGCTATCGCCCGGTGCTCTCGATTGCCGAGGCCTCGCAGACCGGTCCGGCGACGAACATCATCATGGGCTTGTCGGTGGGCATGGAGTCCACGGTGTTGCCGGTGTTCACGATTGCGATTGCGCTCGTGTCGAGCTTCATGGTGGGCCGCGCAAGTGGCATCATGATCGACGGCGTGGCTGCCGGTGGCCTGTTCGGCACCGCCGTGGCCACGATGGGCATGCTTGGCACCGCCGGCTACATCTTGGCGATGGACGTGTTCGGCCCGATCACCGACAATGCCGGCGGCATCGTCGAAATGTCGAAGCAGCCGCCTGAGATTCGTGACAAGACGGACCGACTCGACTCGGTGGGCAACACCACGAAGGCGTTGACGAAGGGCTACGCGATTGGTTCGGCCGCACTGGCCGCCTTCCTGCTCTTTTCGGCGTACCTCGACGAAGTCAAGAACTACACGGGGCAGCCGCTGCATGTTGACCTGAGCAAGCCGCAGGTGTTTGTGAGCGCGCTCATCGGCGGCATGTTGGTGTTCTGGTTCTCATCGCTCGCGATGACGGCGGTGAGCAAGGCCGCGCAGAGCGTGATCACGGAAGTGCGTCGTCAGTTCAAGGAACGCCCGGGCATCATGCTGGGCACCGAAGAGCCGGATTATGCCGCGTGCGTGGACATCGTGACGGTGGGCGCCCTCAAGGCGATGGTGTTGCCTGGCTTCCTCGTGCTGGCGTTCCCCATCGGCGTGGGCTTGATCTTCAAGTTCCTCGGCGGACCGACGGAGCATCTTGGCGCTGAAGCGGTCGCCGGCTTCCTGATGATTGCGACGGTGGTTGGCATTTTGATGGCCGGCTTCCTGAACAACGGTGGCGGCGCGTGGGACAATGCCAAGAAGTACATCGAGACCGGCGTGTACGGCGGCAAGAAGTCCGACGCCCACAAGGCGGCGGTCGTCGGCGACACGGTTGGCGATCCGTTCAAGGATACCGCCGGGCCGTCGCTGCACGTGCTCATCAAGCTGCTCTCGACCATCACCCTCGTTCTCGCCCCGCTGTTCATTTGA